A region of Pasteurellaceae bacterium Orientalotternb1 DNA encodes the following proteins:
- a CDS encoding phage virion morphogenesis protein, which produces MTVNIEINQDTISTALAQAVAVLANPKAMFAEIGETLIEIHQIRFAQQQAPDGTPWQPLADWYKASKKRNADKILTADGHLRGTLRYQASQKDVVFGSDRPYAAIHQFGGTIKPKGNYPLKLGAGEKAPRAMQVEIPARPWLGLSAADEQQLVEIARSHLKKRL; this is translated from the coding sequence ATGACTGTCAATATTGAAATCAACCAAGACACCATTTCCACTGCCCTTGCTCAAGCGGTGGCGGTGTTAGCCAACCCCAAGGCGATGTTTGCCGAAATCGGCGAAACTTTAATTGAAATCCACCAAATTCGTTTCGCTCAACAACAAGCCCCAGACGGCACGCCGTGGCAACCCCTTGCAGATTGGTATAAAGCCAGCAAGAAACGCAATGCGGATAAAATTCTCACGGCTGACGGGCATTTGCGTGGTACACTACGCTACCAAGCCAGCCAGAAAGATGTGGTGTTCGGCTCCGACCGCCCTTATGCGGCAATCCACCAGTTCGGCGGCACAATAAAACCGAAAGGCAATTACCCGTTAAAACTCGGTGCAGGCGAAAAAGCCCCACGGGCAATGCAGGTGGAAATCCCCGCTCGCCCTTGGTTGGGATTATCGGCTGCTGATGAGCAACAATTGGTCGAAATTGCCCGTTCTCACCTAAAAAAACGCCTTTAA
- a CDS encoding antirepressor, translating into MPITTFQGVIANQSTLLVNARELHERLQISTRFDIWINRRISEYSFVENLDFIERSNLNNRGFFKTEVKDYHLTLDMAKELCMLERSELGRQARRYFIEQEKHARTLAEQNAKLLASIPPFLLSNPDTTTRLIERAQNAFFVAHPEGKEILRYREMGLTNAEIAKLLNIGKTTLKRRLATIFSLGLAERKPSPFGVKAAQSTQLTLMV; encoded by the coding sequence ATGCCAATTACTACCTTTCAGGGCGTGATCGCCAATCAATCCACTCTTCTTGTGAATGCTCGTGAACTCCATGAACGTCTTCAAATTTCAACCCGTTTTGATATTTGGATTAACCGCCGAATTTCAGAATATAGCTTCGTTGAAAATCTTGATTTCATCGAACGATCAAATTTGAACAATCGTGGATTTTTCAAAACTGAAGTCAAAGACTACCACCTCACTCTTGATATGGCGAAAGAGTTGTGTATGCTCGAACGCTCCGAACTCGGTCGCCAAGCCCGCCGTTATTTTATTGAGCAGGAAAAACACGCCCGTACCCTTGCGGAACAGAACGCTAAACTGCTTGCCAGCATTCCGCCATTTTTATTAAGCAATCCTGACACCACTACTCGCCTTATTGAACGTGCTCAGAACGCTTTCTTTGTTGCCCACCCTGAAGGCAAGGAAATTCTACGTTACCGTGAGATGGGGCTCACCAACGCCGAAATCGCCAAACTGCTCAACATAGGGAAAACAACGCTTAAACGCCGTTTAGCCACTATTTTCAGTCTTGGATTGGCAGAGCGTAAGCCCTCGCCTTTTGGGGTAAAAGCCGCTCAATCAACACAACTTACGTTAATGGTATAA
- a CDS encoding peptidase, with translation MKLTKMEIMKLGKHTAVDGREVSFSAADLTDLVNSYDPKLFESPIVIGHPQLTSPAYGWVREMSFEGDTLFATVGQIDAAFADAVNEGRYKKRSASIFLPNSLGNPKPGHFYLRHIGFLGGVPPAVKGLADVSFAANTEGEDAFVDFAFATNPQPNPKEDNSMKTDKEKTDAEKAVAQREAELNAREAALKDRENKVAAAETENAQKAQQAAQQAATDFAAQLVKDGKVLPAQKAGLIEVMVKLGNEPVSFSDGTQTISKSALDVLKEVLSQKPVDFAEKAGEEGEPEEAVDFADPSAIANAAIGYQQEQANKGIHISMTDAVNHITKGAKK, from the coding sequence ATGAAACTCACCAAAATGGAAATTATGAAACTGGGTAAACACACGGCAGTTGATGGCCGTGAAGTTTCATTTTCTGCCGCTGATTTAACCGACTTGGTAAACAGCTACGACCCGAAACTGTTTGAATCCCCGATTGTTATCGGGCACCCACAGCTTACTTCCCCCGCTTATGGCTGGGTGCGTGAAATGAGTTTTGAAGGCGACACCCTATTTGCCACGGTGGGGCAAATTGATGCCGCCTTTGCTGATGCCGTCAATGAAGGGCGTTATAAAAAACGCAGTGCGTCTATCTTTTTGCCGAATTCGCTCGGCAATCCGAAACCCGGTCATTTTTATTTGCGTCACATCGGCTTTCTCGGCGGGGTGCCGCCTGCTGTGAAAGGCTTGGCTGATGTGAGCTTTGCAGCCAACACTGAAGGCGAAGACGCCTTTGTCGATTTCGCCTTTGCAACTAACCCACAACCTAACCCTAAAGAGGACAACTCAATGAAGACAGACAAAGAAAAAACCGATGCGGAAAAAGCCGTTGCACAGCGTGAAGCCGAGCTGAACGCCCGTGAAGCAGCACTAAAAGACCGTGAAAATAAGGTGGCAGCAGCTGAAACGGAAAACGCACAGAAAGCACAACAAGCCGCACAACAGGCTGCCACCGACTTCGCTGCACAGCTGGTGAAAGACGGCAAGGTCTTGCCCGCTCAAAAAGCAGGCTTAATTGAAGTAATGGTAAAACTCGGTAACGAGCCCGTCTCCTTCTCCGATGGCACACAAACCATTTCTAAATCTGCCCTTGATGTGCTGAAAGAAGTGTTAAGCCAAAAGCCCGTTGATTTTGCGGAAAAAGCAGGCGAAGAAGGCGAGCCAGAAGAGGCGGTGGATTTTGCCGACCCAAGTGCTATTGCTAATGCCGCCATTGGTTATCAGCAAGAACAAGCCAATAAGGGCATCCATATTTCGATGACGGATGCGGTGAATCACATTACCAAAGGAGCGAAGAAATAA
- a CDS encoding phage capsid protein, with amino-acid sequence MSKANFPIDAVLTAIAIAYRNRHMIADSVLHRVPVGKQEFKYREFDLGESFTVPDVRVGRTSRPNQVEFSAKDLTASTEDFALDAPIPNVDLKNAPVGYDPRGRAVEQTTNLIELAREVRTANLVFNEKSYATGLKKTLSGNTQWTHDDANPIDHILEALDAPIMRPNVMVLGQRAATALRRNKAIVKAYNGSLGDSGLVPLAFIRDLFEVEDILVGQSLVNSVNPGKKPVLNQAWGNHCSLFYRDRLADTNGGTSFGLTAQFGDREVRDIVDNDMGYRGGSRLRVGESVKELIIAKDLGYFLKDVA; translated from the coding sequence ATGAGTAAAGCAAACTTCCCTATCGATGCGGTGCTAACGGCGATTGCGATTGCCTATCGCAACCGCCATATGATTGCCGATAGCGTGCTCCACCGTGTGCCCGTCGGTAAACAAGAATTCAAATACCGTGAATTTGATCTCGGTGAATCATTCACCGTGCCAGATGTGCGTGTCGGTCGAACGTCTCGCCCAAATCAAGTGGAATTCAGTGCCAAAGATTTAACGGCATCCACCGAAGATTTCGCCTTAGATGCACCAATTCCGAATGTGGATTTGAAAAACGCCCCAGTTGGTTACGACCCAAGAGGACGTGCGGTAGAACAAACCACCAACTTAATTGAATTGGCTCGTGAAGTGCGTACCGCAAATCTCGTGTTTAACGAAAAATCTTACGCCACGGGGCTTAAAAAGACATTAAGCGGTAATACCCAGTGGACGCACGACGATGCCAACCCCATCGATCACATTTTAGAGGCACTCGATGCCCCCATTATGCGCCCAAATGTGATGGTGTTAGGTCAGCGTGCGGCAACCGCCTTACGCCGTAATAAAGCCATCGTCAAAGCCTATAACGGTTCATTAGGTGATTCAGGTTTAGTGCCACTTGCCTTTATTCGTGACTTGTTTGAAGTCGAAGACATCTTGGTCGGTCAATCCTTGGTGAATTCGGTGAATCCAGGCAAAAAGCCAGTGCTCAATCAAGCGTGGGGCAACCACTGTAGCTTGTTCTACCGTGACCGTTTAGCCGATACCAACGGCGGCACCAGCTTTGGTTTAACGGCTCAATTTGGCGACCGTGAAGTGCGTGACATTGTTGATAACGATATGGGCTATCGCGGTGGCAGTCGCTTGCGTGTCGGCGAATCGGTTAAAGAGCTGATTATCGCCAAAGACTTAGGCTACTTCTTGAAAGACGTGGCGTAA
- a CDS encoding phage tail protein yields MSNNLKLALKIEADIKNAQQNLNALKAEMQGVNQTAKGASSAFDKTAKSTEKVSQQAQAAAKGLNTLGNEAQQATSKLGKTRAGVESISTQLKSLKAQVVGLTLSNLAVSNITHNLDEFKNYESRIRLISRSNQEAQGTFEGLMQVANQTGTQFAATAELYTRVYRSLGDSANSAEVLQFTKTISQAMVVSGAGAEEARAAIIQLSQGMAAGALRGEEFNSVAEQTPIILEVLQKSLGKTRGELRKMAEEGLLTTDVIMTAIKENAEAIEKQYEGMPLTIGRAINELSNSWLNFLGNTDKTLPVSVVISEAISGIAQHLNFLISVASIAGAIYASRFLAALVTGTGSVGANTTAIRANTVALNTKMAAQVRAAQLTIAMMRAVDGETVSVARATQAYTALGIAKTKATALSLFALAGGWTGLAITAVLGLGAAYLYLKNQEEEAERQFAQTQTTIEANIAKTEALIDARTRLGALGGFSDRLEQTKINTTNLDEAKQKLEVLIARRNELLVLNSQDTIGFGAFYSDELDNVTRKITELEPKVKDLEVANRELSDTVKEQVARAFDAAVAAGGPLAEKLKEIGDPQHADAISLLLPPIKEAESELAEMKSEVERLGKQLDKEFVNATQSAAQQMETLKKRIEEAAKKAGHSVQSFQFLTDELKNFLNLQEKITQAKDAKEAGDFLENLRKQARQSSMTSLERNLDNVKTNQKLTEEQKAEAEALYRTIDANEKTKQANAKATRNASSQAKKDANEAKRLAEEAANKTRDLNVQYLRLIGQETKADLLDVQNRYHQLLEMMQKANNVEGISLIKKMLPLEEVKIQLDGIQSLIDQAFQRQSAQEQQIQAQVSTGLITHFEGQQRLKDIYAQTVTEIEKQLPLLQQLAQMPGTQGQAASVMLEQMKLKIAELKAVGNELEKAFKDGLTQGIQSSLMGLAQGTMTLKEAIRNLALTIVNSMAQIAAQQLAMQATSAVGSWFGAAASAAGGTVAAATGGYIRGPGTSTSDSIPARLSDGEFVVNAAMVRRYGVGFMHAINRGTLRQFNRGGLVSQPVMPSYREPGLSDRVMDDKQQQVVASPVNVQQTLLLDSAEVFSAGINSTEGTRALLTVIRANKQTLKQDLGIN; encoded by the coding sequence ATGTCAAATAACTTGAAACTTGCCCTAAAAATCGAAGCGGACATAAAAAACGCACAACAAAATCTTAACGCACTTAAAGCCGAGATGCAAGGTGTCAATCAGACGGCAAAAGGGGCGTCAAGTGCATTTGATAAAACCGCAAAATCCACGGAAAAAGTCAGCCAGCAGGCTCAAGCCGCTGCCAAAGGCTTAAATACACTCGGCAACGAAGCCCAACAAGCCACGTCTAAACTTGGAAAAACGCGTGCGGGGGTGGAATCTATCAGTACACAGCTTAAATCACTTAAAGCACAAGTTGTTGGGCTAACGTTAAGTAATTTAGCGGTATCAAATATTACGCACAACTTAGACGAATTTAAAAACTATGAATCACGTATTCGGTTGATTTCTCGTAGTAATCAAGAAGCACAAGGTACCTTTGAAGGTTTAATGCAAGTCGCAAACCAAACGGGGACGCAGTTTGCGGCGACCGCTGAACTTTATACACGGGTTTACCGCAGTCTTGGGGACAGTGCAAACAGTGCTGAAGTATTGCAATTTACTAAAACCATTTCGCAAGCGATGGTGGTGTCTGGTGCGGGTGCAGAAGAAGCAAGAGCTGCCATTATTCAGCTTTCGCAAGGGATGGCTGCAGGTGCATTGCGTGGAGAAGAATTTAACTCGGTTGCTGAGCAAACACCAATCATCCTTGAGGTATTGCAAAAATCCCTAGGTAAAACCCGCGGCGAACTCCGCAAAATGGCAGAAGAAGGCTTACTCACCACGGATGTCATTATGACGGCGATTAAGGAAAATGCGGAGGCGATTGAAAAACAATATGAAGGTATGCCACTTACTATTGGGCGAGCGATTAATGAACTCTCAAATAGTTGGCTTAATTTTCTGGGCAATACTGATAAAACCTTGCCTGTTTCCGTAGTGATTTCCGAAGCTATTTCAGGTATTGCTCAACATCTTAATTTCTTGATTTCTGTTGCCTCTATTGCGGGGGCGATATATGCATCTCGTTTTCTTGCTGCCCTTGTAACGGGAACTGGTTCAGTGGGGGCAAATACCACAGCAATCCGAGCAAATACCGTTGCGTTGAATACTAAGATGGCTGCCCAAGTACGAGCGGCACAGCTTACGATTGCCATGATGCGGGCGGTAGACGGTGAAACCGTTTCAGTCGCTCGTGCAACACAGGCTTATACTGCACTCGGTATTGCAAAAACGAAAGCCACCGCCCTTTCGCTCTTTGCTTTAGCAGGTGGTTGGACAGGTTTAGCGATTACGGCAGTGCTGGGCTTGGGTGCCGCATATCTCTATCTCAAAAACCAAGAGGAAGAAGCCGAACGGCAATTTGCCCAAACCCAAACCACGATTGAAGCCAATATTGCTAAAACAGAAGCGTTAATTGATGCCCGAACTCGATTAGGTGCATTGGGTGGGTTTTCAGATCGTCTTGAACAAACCAAAATCAACACGACTAACTTAGATGAAGCCAAACAAAAACTTGAAGTGTTAATTGCTCGCCGTAATGAGTTATTAGTGCTGAATAGTCAAGATACGATTGGATTTGGTGCGTTTTATAGTGATGAGTTAGACAACGTCACTCGCAAAATCACTGAGCTTGAACCCAAGGTGAAGGATTTAGAGGTAGCCAATCGTGAGCTATCCGACACCGTGAAAGAACAAGTGGCTCGTGCCTTTGATGCTGCCGTTGCCGCAGGTGGACCGCTTGCGGAAAAACTGAAAGAAATTGGCGACCCGCAACACGCAGATGCCATCAGTTTACTTCTGCCGCCGATCAAAGAAGCCGAATCTGAACTGGCTGAAATGAAATCGGAAGTCGAGCGGTTAGGAAAGCAATTAGATAAAGAGTTTGTGAATGCCACACAAAGTGCGGCACAACAAATGGAGACATTGAAAAAACGAATTGAGGAAGCCGCTAAGAAAGCGGGGCATTCAGTTCAATCGTTCCAGTTTCTGACCGATGAATTAAAAAACTTCTTGAACCTGCAAGAAAAAATTACACAAGCAAAAGACGCTAAAGAAGCGGGTGACTTTTTGGAGAATTTACGCAAGCAAGCCCGACAGTCGAGTATGACATCCCTTGAGCGTAATTTGGATAACGTTAAAACGAATCAAAAGCTGACTGAAGAACAAAAGGCAGAAGCCGAGGCACTTTATCGCACGATTGATGCGAACGAAAAAACCAAGCAAGCCAATGCAAAAGCTACCCGAAATGCCTCTAGCCAAGCCAAAAAAGACGCAAACGAAGCCAAACGCCTTGCAGAAGAAGCGGCGAATAAAACTCGCGACTTAAATGTGCAGTATCTCCGCCTAATTGGGCAGGAAACGAAAGCAGATTTGCTTGATGTGCAAAATCGCTATCACCAGTTACTGGAAATGATGCAAAAGGCGAACAACGTGGAAGGTATTAGCCTGATTAAAAAAATGTTGCCGCTTGAAGAAGTTAAAATTCAGCTTGACGGCATACAGTCGCTGATTGACCAAGCCTTTCAGCGTCAGTCGGCTCAAGAACAGCAAATACAAGCACAAGTTTCTACGGGCTTGATTACCCACTTTGAGGGGCAACAACGGCTAAAAGACATCTACGCCCAAACCGTCACCGAAATTGAAAAACAATTACCCCTATTGCAACAACTGGCACAAATGCCGGGTACACAAGGGCAAGCAGCAAGTGTGATGCTTGAGCAAATGAAATTGAAGATTGCAGAGTTGAAAGCGGTTGGAAACGAGCTTGAAAAGGCGTTTAAAGACGGTTTAACCCAAGGGATTCAATCCTCTCTCATGGGATTAGCACAGGGGACGATGACGTTAAAAGAAGCCATACGAAACCTTGCCTTAACCATTGTAAACAGTATGGCACAAATTGCTGCTCAACAGTTGGCAATGCAAGCGACCAGTGCGGTCGGGAGCTGGTTCGGTGCAGCGGCAAGTGCGGCAGGTGGTACCGTGGCTGCGGCAACGGGTGGCTATATTCGTGGCCCTGGCACATCGACATCGGACTCTATTCCTGCTCGCTTATCAGACGGTGAATTTGTGGTGAATGCGGCAATGGTGCGTCGCTATGGGGTCGGTTTTATGCACGCGATTAACCGCGGCACACTTCGCCAGTTTAATCGAGGTGGCTTGGTATCACAGCCTGTAATGCCGTCTTACCGAGAACCAGGGTTAAGTGATCGTGTGATGGACGACAAACAACAGCAAGTTGTTGCCTCCCCCGTCAATGTGCAACAAACCTTGTTACTCGACAGTGCCGAAGTATTTTCGGCGGGCATCAATAGCACTGAAGGCACACGAGCATTGCTCACCGTTATTCGGGCCAACAAACAGACTTTAAAACAAGATTTAGGGATTAACTAA
- a CDS encoding phage tail protein, with the protein MMTPKGYIIPHLQKWHHNYPVPLTTFRAAHPRLTFSVRERSSKVTGFSRQDLRQGTQGYVVPNYYSDLYRQIIVIPHLVDLGAISTEQTVVVHVWNANKKAVQLTAKQVTNDEGIALTGPILPKKLQALALSRWVFNIGMQGPPIIDSQATWTFLGQPPATFRLLGSRSTNWPFASGLEDGAEIGPNWEKGVTETLEFLTAVHTSYSGAEQRVARRLSPRRTFEFEAVLVGVARQFFENVMYAYGSRVWSMPVFTDRSDLLADARIGATSLILDAVGRDFVDKGQAILLHPNGQQEMVEITTVESGRLRLKRALQRAYPRDTRIYPIRSAVLTDPPAIRRVNDSLATAQVRFAVIEHNGCSNDISHLPSYRGFPVLEPTSEWSEDVTSEYQRLIAELDNQTGKRYRLDTAQKAFQVVSHHFVLSHRDAQRQLRQLFYYLRGRQKPIWVATSSTDFTPVSDLMGTILDVRHCGYSAALRREMGRTDVRIELCNGDVIYRRIITSNVVDDRTERLAFEGDSIEIKQHDIAKMSFMTLSRLDNDTISWQHKTDADGVATVAVNFRAVREELEQGENS; encoded by the coding sequence ATGATGACACCTAAAGGTTATATTATTCCGCATTTGCAAAAATGGCATCACAACTACCCTGTGCCGTTAACCACCTTTAGAGCCGCTCACCCACGATTGACTTTTTCAGTGCGTGAACGGTCATCAAAAGTGACGGGGTTCAGTCGTCAAGACTTACGTCAAGGGACGCAAGGGTATGTTGTGCCTAACTATTACAGCGATTTATATCGCCAAATTATCGTTATCCCGCATCTCGTTGATTTAGGGGCAATTTCGACCGAGCAAACCGTCGTGGTGCACGTTTGGAACGCCAATAAAAAAGCAGTTCAACTTACTGCAAAACAAGTAACTAATGATGAAGGGATTGCCCTAACAGGACCGATTTTACCGAAAAAACTCCAAGCGTTAGCATTGAGTCGCTGGGTGTTCAATATTGGGATGCAAGGCCCACCAATTATTGATTCGCAAGCAACCTGGACATTTTTAGGACAGCCACCAGCGACGTTTAGATTACTTGGCTCTCGCTCTACTAATTGGCCGTTTGCATCAGGACTTGAAGATGGGGCTGAAATTGGACCAAATTGGGAGAAAGGGGTAACTGAAACGCTCGAATTTTTAACGGCGGTACACACTTCTTACAGCGGTGCGGAGCAACGTGTCGCTCGTCGATTAAGCCCACGTCGCACCTTTGAATTTGAAGCCGTCTTAGTCGGGGTCGCTCGTCAGTTTTTTGAAAATGTGATGTACGCCTACGGCTCACGGGTCTGGTCAATGCCAGTGTTTACAGACAGAAGTGATTTATTAGCTGACGCACGTATTGGTGCCACCAGTCTAATTTTAGATGCCGTTGGGCGAGATTTTGTGGATAAAGGGCAAGCCATATTGCTTCACCCCAATGGGCAACAAGAAATGGTTGAAATCACAACGGTTGAATCTGGTCGATTACGCTTAAAACGGGCATTACAGCGAGCTTATCCAAGAGATACCCGCATCTATCCGATTCGTTCTGCTGTTTTAACCGATCCCCCTGCAATTCGACGTGTGAACGACAGTTTGGCAACCGCACAAGTTCGTTTCGCCGTGATAGAACACAATGGCTGCTCAAATGACATCAGCCACTTGCCATCATATCGTGGTTTCCCTGTATTAGAACCAACTTCGGAATGGTCTGAAGATGTTACCAGTGAATATCAACGTTTGATCGCAGAGCTAGATAATCAAACGGGTAAACGCTACCGTTTAGATACCGCACAAAAGGCCTTTCAAGTGGTGAGCCACCATTTTGTGTTAAGTCACCGTGATGCCCAACGCCAATTACGTCAGCTCTTTTACTACTTGCGCGGGCGGCAAAAACCGATTTGGGTTGCCACTTCATCCACGGATTTTACACCTGTCAGTGATTTGATGGGCACAATTTTAGATGTCCGCCATTGTGGATACAGTGCCGCATTACGGCGTGAAATGGGGCGAACCGATGTGCGTATTGAGCTTTGTAATGGCGATGTCATTTATCGTCGCATTATTACGTCAAATGTAGTTGATGACCGCACGGAACGTCTTGCCTTTGAAGGCGATAGCATTGAAATCAAACAGCACGACATTGCCAAAATGTCGTTCATGACACTCTCTCGTTTAGACAACGACACCATCAGTTGGCAGCATAAAACGGATGCAGACGGAGTGGCAACGGTCGCCGTGAATTTCCGAGCGGTGCGTGAAGAGCTGGAGCAAGGAGAAAATAGCTAA
- a CDS encoding phage tail protein: MGFIEKINSIADGQPINLYEFTRDEKVYRFCDADQNLTINNQPWQAATISDSGKTDGENATITVASNHPIAKLFRGTPPSQAIGVKIYRTHWNDSEIRVVWVGTVIEVKRPSIEKAEIISASLSATMSAAGLRLSWGRNCPYSLYDQDCGVLSQPFAVRDLVIEAKDGLTITINLPTTLPQAWFTAGFIEWLDTDGVREVRAVTTHEHNKLMLMGGTKGLDVGTKVNAYPGCDGRVSTCANKFNNVLNFGGIPHMPSKSPYDGSRVF, encoded by the coding sequence ATGGGCTTTATAGAGAAAATCAATTCCATTGCAGATGGCCAGCCCATCAACTTGTATGAATTTACCCGTGATGAAAAAGTCTATCGTTTTTGCGATGCAGACCAGAACTTGACGATTAACAATCAGCCTTGGCAAGCAGCAACCATCAGCGATTCAGGCAAAACTGACGGTGAAAATGCCACTATTACGGTGGCAAGTAATCACCCCATTGCCAAGCTCTTTCGGGGGACTCCGCCGAGTCAAGCCATTGGCGTGAAAATTTACCGCACGCACTGGAATGATAGCGAAATACGGGTAGTTTGGGTGGGGACTGTGATTGAAGTCAAACGTCCCTCGATTGAAAAAGCGGAAATCATCAGTGCCAGTCTGTCTGCCACCATGAGTGCAGCAGGATTACGGTTAAGTTGGGGACGGAACTGCCCTTATTCACTTTACGATCAAGATTGCGGTGTATTAAGTCAGCCGTTTGCTGTGCGAGATTTGGTTATTGAAGCCAAAGATGGGCTAACTATTACCATCAATCTCCCCACCACTTTACCCCAAGCATGGTTTACCGCAGGGTTTATTGAATGGCTAGATACAGATGGAGTACGGGAAGTTAGAGCCGTGACCACTCACGAACACAATAAATTGATGTTAATGGGCGGCACGAAAGGGCTGGATGTTGGCACCAAAGTCAATGCTTACCCTGGCTGTGACGGACGAGTCAGTACCTGTGCTAACAAGTTTAATAATGTACTGAATTTCGGTGGCATTCCCCATATGCCGAGTAAAAGCCCCTATGACGGGTCGCGCGTGTTCTAG